The Planococcus liqunii genome includes a region encoding these proteins:
- a CDS encoding threonine/serine exporter family protein yields MNWPLEAFLSFLAAGAFGVIFNTPRRTLISCGLVGMTGWLIYRSYELLLGDPVQATFAGAFGVALVAHLLAKKFRMPMIIFSVAGIIPLVPGSKAYNAMRNIVENNYLEAIKFASEALMISGAVAMGLVFAEVLMQAVFKQQAKRIQRKIGMTPD; encoded by the coding sequence ATGAATTGGCCATTAGAGGCGTTTCTAAGTTTTTTGGCAGCTGGCGCCTTTGGCGTGATTTTCAATACACCGCGCCGCACTTTAATCAGCTGTGGGCTGGTCGGCATGACCGGCTGGCTGATTTACCGGAGTTACGAGCTTTTGCTGGGCGATCCTGTCCAGGCTACTTTTGCCGGGGCGTTCGGCGTGGCGCTTGTGGCGCATTTATTGGCGAAAAAGTTTCGGATGCCAATGATTATTTTCAGTGTTGCCGGCATCATTCCGCTCGTTCCGGGAAGCAAAGCGTATAATGCCATGCGAAATATTGTAGAAAATAATTACCTGGAAGCCATTAAATTCGCTTCTGAAGCCTTGATGATTTCAGGAGCTGTCGCGATGGGGCTTGTCTTTGCGGAAGTGCTGATGCAAGCGGTATTTAAGCAGCAAGCAAAACGGATACAACGAAAAATCGGTATGACCCCGGATTAA
- a CDS encoding ABC transporter ATP-binding protein: MKTVFSYAKPYKGLIIIALFFMLLELTVELFQPLVISKIIDDGILAGSQERIIQYGIVLVAMSGIAFVAGIINSYYAAHVSQSFSFDLRKAVYGRIQSFSLATFNKFPASGLITRLTSDVTMVQQVLFMGLRIMLRAPLLVIGSMAMALVVNAKLALYLVIVFPFLLIFLYVMVKKGVSHFSFVQLRLDRLNRMIQENLQAVRLIKAYLRGKYESTRFSEVAGSLKMDTVKALRVMEIILPILLLGMNLSLLAVIWFGASEIRQGGAQIGELVAIINYAMRMTGAFSMFSFIIMAYARAKASSERIEEVLVADDVREKEEAGEEQAIRQGEVVFENVSFAYPGAESPVLKNISFEMKPNEKLAIMGATGSGKSSLLQLIPRFYDATEGTVYIHGRDVRNWSLRALRKTIGIVPQQSLLFTGTISDNLSWGKEQAKQEELAGAAAKAQIHGTVERFPKGYATRVGQKGVNLSGGQKQRLSIARALVRKPSILILDDSTSALDVKTEAALWQELERENATMLVVTQKIRTALKADRILLMEEGRISAYGTHQQLMRTSELYRQIALSQQEEEVDEYV, translated from the coding sequence ATGAAAACTGTCTTTTCCTACGCCAAGCCATATAAAGGGCTTATCATAATTGCATTATTCTTTATGCTTCTGGAACTGACGGTGGAGCTGTTTCAGCCACTCGTCATCTCAAAAATTATTGATGACGGAATCCTTGCCGGCAGCCAGGAACGGATCATCCAATATGGAATCGTATTGGTAGCCATGTCCGGAATTGCTTTTGTCGCTGGGATCATCAATTCCTATTATGCGGCCCACGTGTCGCAAAGCTTTTCTTTTGATTTGCGCAAAGCGGTGTATGGGCGCATCCAGTCTTTCTCGCTCGCCACATTCAACAAATTTCCGGCATCCGGCTTAATCACACGCTTAACGAGTGATGTCACGATGGTGCAGCAAGTGCTGTTCATGGGGCTGCGCATCATGCTCCGTGCGCCGCTGCTTGTTATCGGCAGCATGGCCATGGCGCTCGTTGTAAATGCTAAACTGGCGCTTTATTTGGTGATTGTTTTTCCGTTCTTATTGATTTTTTTATACGTTATGGTCAAAAAAGGCGTGTCCCATTTCAGTTTTGTCCAGTTGCGGCTTGATCGCTTAAATCGGATGATTCAGGAAAACTTGCAAGCGGTGCGTTTGATCAAAGCGTATTTACGGGGGAAATACGAATCCACTCGTTTCTCAGAAGTAGCAGGATCGCTGAAGATGGATACGGTCAAAGCGCTGCGTGTCATGGAAATTATCTTGCCGATTCTGCTGCTTGGCATGAACCTTTCGTTATTGGCAGTCATTTGGTTCGGCGCTTCGGAAATCCGTCAAGGCGGCGCCCAAATCGGGGAACTGGTAGCTATTATCAACTACGCCATGCGCATGACCGGTGCTTTTTCGATGTTTTCGTTTATCATCATGGCTTATGCCCGGGCGAAAGCTTCTTCCGAACGGATTGAAGAAGTGCTGGTGGCTGACGATGTCCGTGAAAAAGAAGAGGCGGGAGAAGAACAGGCAATCCGCCAGGGCGAAGTGGTATTTGAAAATGTCTCATTCGCTTACCCTGGGGCAGAAAGCCCGGTGCTGAAAAACATCTCGTTTGAAATGAAACCCAATGAAAAACTGGCGATCATGGGGGCAACCGGCTCCGGGAAATCTTCGCTGCTCCAGCTGATTCCCCGCTTCTATGATGCGACGGAAGGAACCGTCTATATCCACGGCCGTGATGTGAGAAATTGGTCTTTGCGGGCGCTCCGAAAAACGATTGGCATCGTTCCGCAGCAGTCTCTCCTCTTTACGGGAACGATCTCCGATAACTTGTCCTGGGGCAAGGAGCAGGCAAAACAGGAAGAACTGGCAGGGGCAGCAGCGAAAGCCCAAATTCACGGCACAGTGGAGCGGTTCCCAAAAGGCTATGCTACCCGGGTCGGCCAAAAAGGCGTTAACTTGTCGGGCGGGCAAAAGCAGCGCCTGTCCATCGCCCGGGCGCTTGTCCGGAAGCCGTCCATTCTGATTCTGGACGACAGTACAAGCGCGCTCGACGTGAAAACGGAAGCGGCGCTATGGCAAGAACTAGAACGCGAAAATGCCACCATGCTTGTGGTAACTCAGAAAATACGGACGGCTTTAAAAGCGGACCGCATTTTGCTGATGGAAGAAGGCCGGATTTCAGCGTACGGCACACACCAACAGCTGATGAGAACGTCAGAACTCTACCGGCAAATAGCGCTTTCGCAGCAAGAGGAAGAGGTGGATGAATATGTTTGA
- a CDS encoding bifunctional diguanylate cyclase/phosphodiesterase: MSELQDLLSNNLVFNHIPFPIIIMDKDGLVVWCNRHAERVFQVESSSIKGQLYPYMNPEKAALYKHSWETILHSKEPVRFEDVEVGLGTGGHTYTTIVTKSFAADGEQFIMSIFEVDEADEEGSASRELNSLRNGLDDSFMLLYFDEDFLITYANPLFLKLSKWTPKRILGKPIWQMFGEAGEDVHFVETLTATLKNGKVWNGQAKKLKKDGDVYWVDLTAIPMQVKGDDTYYIFLEKDITASKKAQHHLEAIAFIDPITGLENRHRLEQVVNEFIEERKHFSFVYMDIDRFYTLQDVSDTDTENELLVEFTKRLRMYFSDSIITRAGLHEFALVTPLSNWFIEGFLHYLQQHPIYMHGTAIPLTVSGAITRYPEDQQSFVHLIKASHATIKKVKERGGSAISALTSDDHERLNRTSLIERRLIHALDRRNLRLLYQPQVNLSTGKVEGVEALVRWEDSEIGIVTPDELIPIAEESGMIHEIGKFVLETVCAQQKEWKSRGIDLNVSINSSIREFRDKDMAKVFLEQLALNEGVANSLTIEITEKFALEAEAEQSIIKQMKQLHQAGISFSLDDFGTGYASFRYMLLLPISSLKIDRDIIQSITKQEKMQKMIKGMIQFGKSLDFQVTAEGVETNEQLELLRVMDCDIIQGYISGRPMEAHDLEKWLN; the protein is encoded by the coding sequence ATGAGTGAATTGCAAGACCTACTATCGAATAATCTCGTTTTCAACCACATCCCTTTTCCCATTATCATTATGGACAAAGACGGGCTTGTTGTATGGTGCAACCGCCATGCAGAACGTGTTTTCCAAGTCGAATCCAGTTCCATTAAAGGGCAACTTTATCCTTATATGAACCCTGAAAAAGCTGCACTTTATAAACATTCTTGGGAAACGATTTTACATAGCAAGGAACCTGTCCGGTTTGAAGACGTGGAAGTTGGTTTAGGCACCGGCGGGCATACATATACGACAATCGTCACAAAATCGTTTGCCGCAGACGGCGAACAGTTTATCATGTCCATTTTTGAAGTGGATGAAGCGGATGAAGAAGGCTCAGCAAGCAGAGAATTGAACAGCTTGCGAAACGGACTGGACGACTCGTTCATGCTTTTGTATTTTGATGAAGACTTCCTGATTACGTATGCCAATCCCCTGTTTTTGAAATTAAGCAAATGGACACCGAAACGCATACTCGGAAAACCAATCTGGCAAATGTTCGGCGAAGCCGGCGAAGATGTTCATTTTGTTGAAACACTGACTGCGACGCTGAAAAACGGCAAAGTCTGGAATGGGCAAGCCAAGAAATTGAAAAAAGACGGCGACGTCTATTGGGTGGATTTAACCGCCATTCCCATGCAGGTCAAAGGCGATGACACGTATTACATTTTCCTGGAGAAAGATATTACAGCCTCCAAAAAGGCGCAGCACCATCTAGAAGCCATCGCTTTTATCGATCCCATTACGGGCCTTGAAAACCGGCACCGTTTGGAGCAGGTGGTTAATGAATTCATTGAAGAACGCAAGCACTTCTCTTTTGTATACATGGACATTGACCGTTTTTACACATTGCAGGATGTATCGGATACCGATACGGAAAACGAACTTCTTGTTGAATTCACGAAACGTTTGCGGATGTATTTCTCCGACTCAATCATTACCCGCGCAGGACTGCATGAATTTGCATTGGTGACGCCGCTCAGCAATTGGTTTATCGAAGGGTTCCTTCACTATTTGCAGCAGCATCCTATCTATATGCACGGCACCGCAATTCCATTGACCGTCAGCGGAGCGATTACACGGTATCCGGAAGACCAGCAATCGTTTGTCCATTTGATCAAAGCTTCGCATGCGACAATCAAAAAAGTGAAAGAACGCGGCGGCAGCGCCATTTCCGCCCTTACTTCCGATGACCACGAGCGCCTTAACCGCACTTCCCTTATTGAACGGCGCCTGATCCATGCACTGGACCGCCGCAACCTGCGCCTGCTTTACCAGCCTCAAGTCAATTTGAGCACCGGCAAAGTGGAGGGCGTGGAAGCGCTCGTGCGATGGGAAGACTCGGAAATCGGCATTGTGACACCGGATGAACTGATTCCCATCGCTGAAGAAAGCGGCATGATTCATGAAATTGGCAAATTCGTTCTTGAAACAGTCTGCGCTCAGCAGAAAGAATGGAAATCACGCGGCATCGATTTGAACGTCAGCATCAACTCTTCAATCCGGGAATTCCGGGATAAGGACATGGCTAAAGTTTTTCTGGAGCAGCTTGCACTGAATGAAGGAGTCGCAAACTCGCTGACAATTGAAATCACCGAGAAATTCGCTTTGGAAGCAGAAGCGGAACAATCCATCATCAAACAGATGAAACAGCTGCACCAAGCCGGCATTTCTTTCTCGCTAGACGATTTTGGCACAGGCTATGCATCGTTCCGTTATATGCTCCTGCTCCCGATTTCAAGTTTAAAGATCGACCGTGACATCATCCAGTCCATTACAAAGCAGGAAAAAATGCAGAAAATGATCAAAGGCATGATCCAATTCGGCAAGAGCTTGGATTTCCAGGTAACCGCCGAAGGCGTTGAAACCAATGAACAGCTTGAATTGCTTCGCGTCATGGACTGCGATATCATCCAAGGCTATATTTCCGGGCGCCCGATGGAAGCCCATGATCTGGAAAAGTGGTTGAACTAA
- a CDS encoding DMT family transporter — MNRVKGIAMIISGAMLWGATGPLMQWSLGTFGFSPEFLSTVRLILAGLLLLGFLKLRGVQVTSIFKGRIWVRPLLIFAVFGMLGVQYTFVSAIEASDAVVATLLQFLAPVYIILFVSLRQKKFPPVYQITGMAGTLIGLFLLLTNGSLDKLAISGEALFWGLLVGLTFMFYTLYPARLMQEWGVMLVVGWSMLFGGAFMGLVKPIFLSSEWTKFQDVRAIWAMIAIIIVGTVAFVLFLSSMRFISPVETSILSSVEPLTAMVISVFWFQQLLAPPQLGGALIMLVFVTWLSLAGNIKPKKKKAGYSESSAS; from the coding sequence ATGAATCGTGTCAAAGGGATAGCCATGATTATAAGCGGGGCGATGCTTTGGGGAGCGACGGGGCCGCTGATGCAGTGGTCGCTCGGCACCTTCGGATTTTCTCCGGAGTTTTTATCGACGGTTCGCCTGATACTTGCCGGCTTGCTGCTGCTCGGCTTTTTAAAGTTAAGAGGCGTGCAGGTCACATCCATTTTCAAAGGAAGGATCTGGGTTCGTCCGTTGCTGATTTTTGCCGTATTCGGCATGCTCGGCGTTCAATACACCTTTGTTTCGGCAATTGAAGCGAGTGATGCGGTCGTTGCCACTTTGCTCCAGTTTCTTGCGCCGGTTTACATTATTCTGTTTGTCTCGCTGCGCCAGAAAAAGTTCCCACCGGTTTACCAAATTACCGGCATGGCAGGAACCTTGATCGGCTTGTTTCTTTTGCTGACGAACGGCTCCTTGGACAAACTGGCCATCAGCGGGGAAGCTTTGTTTTGGGGACTTCTTGTCGGGCTGACTTTTATGTTTTACACCTTATATCCGGCACGGTTAATGCAGGAATGGGGCGTTATGCTCGTAGTCGGATGGTCGATGCTTTTTGGCGGTGCCTTTATGGGGCTGGTCAAGCCGATATTCCTTTCTTCAGAATGGACGAAGTTCCAGGATGTCCGTGCCATTTGGGCAATGATCGCCATTATCATCGTCGGTACGGTGGCGTTTGTGTTGTTTTTGAGCAGCATGCGCTTTATCTCGCCAGTGGAAACGAGCATTCTTTCTTCTGTTGAACCATTGACGGCCATGGTCATTTCTGTTTTTTGGTTCCAGCAATTGTTGGCGCCTCCGCAACTCGGCGGTGCGCTGATCATGCTGGTATTCGTCACGTGGCTGTCTCTTGCCGGCAATATAAAACCGAAGAAAAAGAAAGCAGGATATTCCGAAAGCAGCGCCTCTTAA
- a CDS encoding copper resistance CopC family protein has translation MNKIITLLLLLMLATPLSAQAHTTLTSSTPAEGEVLQVQPKEIELVFGTVIEEGSSMVLEGAEQNYDVENISINENVMTGSLTEELPNGQYIIVWKIIGEDGHPIEGQVPFGIKAEEVAEEESAEEESAESETPEEEPAANEQAESPEANESVESSEAGSGLLSTILLIAAAVLIGFSLYKLLKKKA, from the coding sequence ATGAATAAAATTATCACTTTATTATTACTTTTGATGTTAGCTACACCACTTTCCGCACAAGCACATACGACCTTGACATCTTCTACACCAGCGGAAGGCGAAGTCCTGCAAGTGCAGCCGAAAGAAATTGAACTGGTTTTTGGCACCGTTATTGAAGAAGGAAGCTCCATGGTTTTGGAAGGCGCTGAACAAAATTATGACGTGGAAAATATTTCTATAAACGAAAATGTCATGACGGGATCGCTTACTGAAGAGCTTCCAAATGGCCAGTACATCATTGTCTGGAAAATCATTGGAGAAGACGGCCATCCAATTGAAGGGCAAGTGCCATTTGGCATAAAAGCGGAAGAGGTTGCCGAAGAGGAGTCTGCCGAAGAAGAGTCTGCTGAAAGTGAAACGCCTGAAGAAGAGCCGGCAGCAAACGAACAAGCAGAAAGCCCCGAAGCGAATGAATCCGTTGAAAGCAGCGAGGCGGGCAGCGGTCTATTGTCCACCATCCTTCTTATTGCGGCAGCTGTGCTAATAGGCTTTAGTTTGTACAAGCTGCTTAAGAAAAAAGCATGA
- a CDS encoding copper resistance D family protein → MIFFTAISDVLLYLAFSYIIGCIVLSFVPANRKPLFQDSRKLQLISVAGIALFSLAPVIELVVFLNNGQGVFSTFFRVLVDFRIGNGWVLTLLFCILLGLTVFYSGSVHMRAYYTGILVLIVGFFSHVSTLNLWAGFFSHSIHFLSMSLWIGVLLHVAWLAHDGSNWKSFTAWFTPFAIACLAALFISGIIIMLFFVNPADYAKSWVLPYGQLLLLKHLTIIPILAAALINGFLNKKGVYERVWLKVEFLLILLVFALTAFMSKQAPPHDINDTFRSEGMAPFVELLKGPQYIPIDGAWAFSLNGALLIAIGLMCLGLMVLGYKKQLPPWLSLLFGLVFVGAVYAGLMLNTVF, encoded by the coding sequence ATGATTTTTTTTACGGCAATCTCGGATGTCTTGTTGTATCTGGCGTTTTCCTATATTATTGGTTGCATTGTTCTAAGCTTTGTTCCGGCGAACCGCAAACCGCTATTTCAGGATTCCAGAAAACTGCAGCTGATAAGTGTTGCGGGCATTGCGCTGTTTTCTTTGGCGCCTGTTATCGAATTGGTCGTATTTTTAAATAACGGCCAAGGCGTGTTCAGTACGTTTTTTCGGGTTTTGGTGGATTTTCGCATCGGAAATGGCTGGGTTCTCACATTGCTTTTTTGCATTTTGCTGGGTCTGACGGTTTTTTATAGCGGCTCCGTGCATATGCGCGCGTACTATACCGGCATCCTGGTTTTGATTGTCGGCTTTTTCAGCCACGTTTCCACCTTGAATTTATGGGCAGGGTTTTTTAGCCATTCTATTCATTTTCTTTCTATGTCGCTTTGGATTGGTGTCCTGCTGCATGTAGCCTGGTTGGCGCATGACGGCTCAAATTGGAAATCATTCACTGCCTGGTTTACTCCGTTCGCCATTGCCTGCCTAGCTGCCTTGTTTATCAGCGGCATCATCATTATGCTGTTTTTTGTAAATCCTGCAGACTATGCGAAATCATGGGTATTGCCTTATGGCCAACTGCTGCTGCTGAAGCATCTGACGATTATTCCGATACTGGCCGCAGCCTTGATCAATGGGTTTTTGAATAAAAAAGGCGTCTATGAACGTGTATGGCTGAAAGTTGAATTCTTGTTGATTTTGCTGGTCTTTGCTTTGACTGCTTTCATGAGCAAGCAAGCACCGCCTCATGATATCAATGACACTTTCCGTTCAGAAGGGATGGCGCCTTTCGTCGAATTGCTGAAAGGGCCTCAATACATACCGATAGACGGTGCGTGGGCTTTTTCTTTGAATGGCGCTTTGCTGATAGCCATCGGGCTGATGTGTCTGGGGCTGATGGTGCTGGGGTATAAAAAGCAATTGCCGCCTTGGCTGTCTCTTCTGTTCGGGCTTGTATTTGTAGGGGCGGTTTATGCCGGTTTAATGTTGAATACAGTTTTCTAA
- a CDS encoding threonine/serine exporter family protein, producing the protein MVQTGETRRELALDCFLLAGKILMENGAETYRVEDTMIRMAVSQKMTNSHCFVTPTGIMFSPSDELPTRFVRINARQTDLERVALVNAVSRKLVAQELTLQQAYEELEGIDQTNYKFNMWLQILAAATASGCFLILLGGSWNDLPFAFVFGGTGFIIVETILERTRVKFFAEFIGSLAIGILAILAVYSGFGIDRDTIIIGSIMPLVPGLLITNAVRDLMAGHFVSGLSKGAEAFLTAFAIGGGIALVLSF; encoded by the coding sequence GTGGTTCAAACTGGAGAAACAAGGCGCGAGCTTGCCCTGGATTGTTTTTTGCTAGCAGGTAAAATATTGATGGAAAATGGGGCGGAAACGTATCGCGTGGAAGACACGATGATCCGGATGGCTGTTTCACAAAAAATGACGAATTCCCATTGTTTTGTGACGCCGACCGGCATTATGTTTTCACCGAGCGACGAACTCCCAACTCGTTTTGTCCGCATCAATGCACGCCAAACCGATTTAGAGCGGGTAGCGCTGGTCAATGCAGTTTCAAGGAAACTGGTTGCACAAGAGTTGACGCTTCAGCAAGCGTATGAGGAATTAGAGGGAATCGACCAAACCAATTACAAATTTAACATGTGGCTGCAAATCCTGGCAGCTGCCACAGCAAGCGGCTGTTTTTTGATTTTGCTTGGCGGCAGCTGGAATGATTTGCCGTTTGCGTTTGTTTTTGGAGGTACGGGATTTATTATCGTAGAGACGATTTTGGAAAGAACCCGGGTGAAGTTTTTTGCGGAATTTATCGGGTCTCTGGCGATCGGGATATTGGCCATATTAGCTGTCTACTCCGGGTTTGGCATTGACCGGGATACCATCATCATCGGATCGATCATGCCGCTGGTCCCAGGCCTGCTCATTACCAATGCCGTGCGTGATTTGATGGCCGGTCATTTTGTTTCCGGGTTGTCAAAAGGGGCCGAAGCATTCTTGACGGCATTTGCCATCGGGGGCGGCATCGCGCTCGTATTATCATTTTAG